The nucleotide sequence AACAGAAAGCTGTGGGGTTGTTTCAAGACGGCTGCGCATCATGCCATTCACTGACGAGCTCTGAAAAACAAATTGCCCCAGCAATGGATGAAATACGAAAGGCCTATTGGTCAAATAGTCAAACAGAATTCTCCAGTAAGATGACAAAATTTATCCTTGCCCCCTCAGAAGAATTGTCCATGATAAAAAAGGCAGTTGAGAAATATGGAATTATGCCAAAAATACCTTTTAAAGAAGAAGATATAATGTTGGTTTCAAAGCTTATTCATGAAACAGATTTTAAAACACTCAAAGAGGAGGACTGGTTGGCGCTTAGCAAAAAAAACAATATTTCAGAGGATAGTATAAGCTATGAAGAGAAAGGCAGAAAAATTGCCAATGGCACGAAAGCTACCTTGGGCAAAAATTTAATGAAGGCTATTCACGAGGGTGGTAGTGTCTATGCGGTGGAGTTTTGTAACACAAAAGCTATTGCACTTACAGATAGTATGGCTGGGGCTTATAAGGCTTTGGTAAAAAGGGTGAGCGATAAACCACGAAACCCTGAAAATATGGCCACAAACGATGAGCTTAAAATTTTAAACACATTTAAAGAAAAACTGGCTAAAGGTCATAAAAACATCACAGAAGTACAGACCCAAAACGAACTGGTAACTGCTTACTACAGTATCGAAACCAACCAAATGTGCCTTCAATGTCATGGAAAGCCCCAAAAAGACATTGCGCCAGAAACTTTTACAAAAATTAACAAGCTTTATCCTAATGACAAAGCAGTTGGGTATGATGAAGGTCAGGTGAGGGGGATGTTTGTGGTTGAATTTGAGAAAGGGCAATGAAAAGCAACATGCCATCATGATATAAAACTAATGAAAGTCTAAAATTGACTTTCATTAGTTTATTTTTAATTATTATTAGAATATATGTCCAAACCCTAAGAAGAACTGACCACCTTCACGGCTTTGTGCATAATCTAAACGCAATACAGTTGATTGATTCCAAGCGACCCTGCCGCCTATACCTGGGGCACCTCTCCATTGACGTAAATTTATATCTGTTAAATTGTCCCACACACTACCCATATCATAGAAAGGAGTAAGGCCTAGAACAAAGTGTTGGTTCAGTAACCGGAAGTCATACAGACGGGTACGCATTTCCAAGTTGATCAAACCAACCGTAGGAGCTAAGAACCTTGCCTCTCTGAAACCACGGAGAGAACGCTCGCCACCCAAAACCAATATACCTCCAGCTTCCGCTTGGCTAGATAAATCCCACATTTCTATAAAGTTGATATTGGATCCAAAAATATGGCCTAAAGCACCCATACCAGCAAAGGTTATACGGCTTTTTCCATTTCTCCATCTTTTTAAGGTATGGATAAATTGACCTTGCAACATGAACTTATTGAAGTTAAACTGGGAACCAATAACCGGATTAGAGAACTCATGTGAGTATTCTAAAAAGATACCTTTAGAAGGATCTGGCTCAAAGTCCCTTGTGTCATAAATTAATGCACCGGCCAACATACTGGTAAATTGAAACCGGTCTGAGAAGCCAGAGAGATTAAACCTATCCCAAGTACCATCATTCATTTGCTGATGGAATAATGTTTCCCTGTTAATGGCTTCCACTTCTTCACCTGCTGCGGTATATGCTTCTTCGGCTACCCTCCCAGTATAATCTTCAAACTGCGTAAACAAAGCCTCATATCCGAACATAAACCTTAACCTACCATCCATAGCCGTTCTTTCAAATAGAAGGTTGTAAAGCATTTCCCTTTGAATGAAGTGGTTGTAATGGAAGTCCGTCACGTATTGACCATTTCCATTGAGCGGTACTGCGGTCGCCAAGTTGTCTTCATAATTGTTGACTCTGTTAAACCTTCTTTGTGCACCTATTCTGCCCTCACTTTTATCAGCAAAAGTCAATGGCTGTAAGGTTTCTCTACCTATGCCCCAATATTGCGCATGAGGGTCTTCCCACAATACAGCATCAGCACGTAACCTCCACTTAGTGTTAAAAATATAAGGGGCATCTAAATTTAATTCATACCTTACTCTACCGTTCTGAAATATGAAGAATTCTGTACTCACACGGTACCTATATGGTGTGTAGTAAAAAAACGGGTCTTCTCTGGTCCTGTTTTGATACATAAACAGATTACCACCTGCTCCAAAGCCTCGGATTGGGTCAAATTCTACCCTAGGTAATCCAGTAAAGAATATACCTTCTTTTTTGTCTTCAATATCCTGTGGAGAAAGTCTTTTTTCTTCTGCAATATCAAAAGGCAGAGGAGGGATAGTGTCTGGATCAGTCCTAACTGTATCCCTTAAAATTGTTACCCCTTCGGTTTCTCCTTCTGGAGCAGGAACTTGTGCAAAAGCTGTATTAAGCAACAGCAGGCATGTTGAAACTAGGTAAAAGTTTTTCATTATAATTATTTTTCGTGGTTAACTCCAAGGTTTTTGTATCCCTTGTGTTAGAGAGTATGTATATCAGTGGTTGGTAAGAAATTCAGAAATTTAGCTATCTCAGATTTTTTTATTTTCAACCTTGTTGCTCTTCATTCACCTGCCAACTTACCTCACTTACTCCATATTCAAGTGTCAACTGGCCAGCCAATTTTTCCATAAGTTGATCGAACTTGCCAATGGCCATAATTTCAGCATCTACATAAGAGAAGGCGGGGCTCCCATTGTCGCTGCTCTTCAATGACCTCAGCTGTAAGTGATCATCTTTCTTTACTGCGTTCAAGATCATTACTCTAATATGGTTCTCCACTTGCTGTTTGCAACGGATTCTAAAAGCGTAATAATGAATGGCCGAATCATCTTTTTTAAAGGTAAACCTGTTCATTTTCAACCCAAGTGGCCTTAATAATAAATGGGTGCCTGCAACAGCAGCAGCGGTTACTACAGCCTCTGCCCATAAACCGGCTCCTGCCAAAGTCCCTACAGCCGCGGAACACCAGATGGTAGCTGCTGTATTTAAACCTGAAATATTGAGTCCGCTTTTCATTATAACACCAGCACCGAGAAAGCCGATACCTGTCACAATTTGGCCTGCAACCCTAGAAGGGTCACCCATATCGTCCGTTAAAGATTGAGAAAGGAGGATAAAAGCTGCCGCACCCATAGAAACGAGTGTATTGGTTCTAAGACCGGCGCTCTTTTGCCGCCATTGCCTTTCCAATCCTATCAAAGCACCTAAAACAATGGCTAAAAGCAACCGGAAAATAAATGCCGTAAACATCATTTTTTACCTCCTTTCGTGAAAAAATGAACAAAAACTTTAAAGGAGGTTATTCTTTTGTAAGGCTTTGAATGGTGAAAACATGGCTTGTTTTCAAAACCAAAGGTGCAATTATCATAAGAAGATTTTCTGTTAAGGATCGCTAATATTTTCATGACTATACGTTTTTGTTCCCGCTTAAAGGGAACCATGGGTCATAAGGCAGTCCTTTTGCGGGAGGGTTAAAAATTCACAATCTGTTGTTCGGGATCGGGATTACTGTCCATGTCGTGATTATTTATTTTATTTGTACAAAAGTAACCTCAACGATTTGTAAAAACCGTTAGAAAGCTATTAGAGTTTTATTAGAATTTTATTAGAAAGGCATTAGCAGCAAGCATTATTGACCTATAATTACTTTATAAGGTTTGTCAATCACCTTTTTTTCAGTGAACTAAAGTTAGTAAACATTAAATAGGGTACACCTAAAAGTAAAATTGATTATAAAAAAAAGAGTGCCTTAAAAGACACTCTATCATGATAGTTTTACGAATTAGAGTTTATAGCTATTGTTTTATTCCCCAATTTATCGAACCTATTACACTATTCGCACCAAGGTTTTTCCTTCATTGATAAATAATTCCTCATTCTTTGGCACATCCTCTTCAGCAGTTTTAACATAGGGCGGTGCCCCTTCTGGATTATAAGTAAGCATTACCACAGTACCTGAAGATGCAGTAATGGTTGTAGGAGCAAGTTCGTCCAACAGCCTCTTTTGTTCATCATCTAAAAAAACGGATAGAATGTCCAGCAGTTTTAATGCTTTTAGCTCATCAGGTGTATTAATGGATTTAAGGTATTTCCCTAACCAGTCATAGTTAGTAAGTAACAGTGCGTGTGTACTTACGTCAGGCCATCCTTCCTGAGGACGCCATTTTCTTAAGCTAAGAACCCGGTTTTGCCATTGAATTACCTTTTCATTAAACGCTAATAATGACTTGCCTTCTTTTCTAATCGCATCCGATATAGCCCTCACCTTACTGTGTTCTTCGTCTGGAGCAGGAAGTGGCTGAGACTTTAGGACAATATTTCCTATACTCAAATCTAATGTAGCAGAAAGCTCGCCATCTTCAGGATCCCACTTTACTACTTCTTTTTGTTTTACAAGAGGGGCCAGGTCTTTGGGGTTTAATGGAGAGGCTAGAAAAACTTTGCCTGTATCCTCCCTTGCATTCAGGTTAGCAATAACCAACCATGGTTCATATGCCAAATCGTCTTTGTGGGAAAAAGAAGCATACTTGCCATTAGCCAACTGGAACTGTGAGTTGTTTCCCGGTCTGGCACATGCAATCCTTTCAGGATATGCATAAGCCAAAAGCACGCCTGTTTCATAAGGGTCATGCGCCTCATTATCTGCTTCTATATTGAACATTTTTCTATAAGAGTGGGCAATTCGTTCAACCCTGCCCAACAACCTGCCCTTACCTTGTTCCTTTCGGTACTTTCTTAATACATCGATTCTGGCGTTAATGTCTACACCAGCTTCCCTTACACGAGACAAAGGGTCTTTTTCTTCAAGAAGGGCCGCAATGTCTGTGGCTAAGGACAGGGAGTCTGCTTGTTGAGCCATTAACAACATATGGCCAATCCGAGGGTGACATGGCAGTTGGTGAACCGCCTTGCCATGTGCTGTGATTTTACCATCTTCAATGGCACTTAGGTGTTCCAATGTTTCCCTTGCAGTGATTACGGCACTTTTAGGCGGGGGGGTAACCCAAGTCAATTGGTTAGGATCTATAATGCCCCAGTGGGACAGGTCTAGCATAAGCGCACATAAGTCTGCCTCCAGTATTTCAGGTGTTCTGTGTTCTGCCAAACGATAGTGATCTGCCTCGTTCCACATTCGGTAACAGGTGCCAGGACCTAATCTTCCAGCCCTTCCGGCACGTTGGTCTGCAGAATCTTTTGATATTTTAATTGTTTGAAGCCCCGAAAGCCCTGACATTGGGTCAAACTTTTGAGTTCTTCCATAGCCTGTATCTACCACAACGGAAACTCCTTCTATAGTAAGACTGCTTTCTGCGATAGAGGTTGCCAAAACCACTTTTCTTCGTCCCTGTTTATCAGGCATAATAGCAGCATACTGTTTGCCCGGTGGCAACTGTCCATAAAGAGGCAAAATTGCAAAGCCTTTTAGTTCCTTTTTTAAAAGATCCATGCATTTTCTTATTTCTCCTTCACCTGGCAAGAAAACAAGTACATCTCCTTGCTTTTCTTTAATAGCTTTATG is from Cytophagaceae bacterium ABcell3 and encodes:
- the hrpB gene encoding ATP-dependent helicase HrpB, with translation MSFNPYNIDLPVTEIISDVQHQLQENQTLIISAPPGAGKSTLLPLTLMNEPWLKGKKILMLEPRRLAAKTIAERMSALLNDSLGNTVGYRIRFETRVSDQTKIEVLTEGILTRMIHGDKTLEDVGMVIFDEFHERNIHADVAMALCREVQQVYRPDLKIVVMSATLNIPQLKEKFKAPVVESKGRQYPVDVIYTGGQDEVVLPELTARTVHKAIKEKQGDVLVFLPGEGEIRKCMDLLKKELKGFAILPLYGQLPPGKQYAAIMPDKQGRRKVVLATSIAESSLTIEGVSVVVDTGYGRTQKFDPMSGLSGLQTIKISKDSADQRAGRAGRLGPGTCYRMWNEADHYRLAEHRTPEILEADLCALMLDLSHWGIIDPNQLTWVTPPPKSAVITARETLEHLSAIEDGKITAHGKAVHQLPCHPRIGHMLLMAQQADSLSLATDIAALLEEKDPLSRVREAGVDINARIDVLRKYRKEQGKGRLLGRVERIAHSYRKMFNIEADNEAHDPYETGVLLAYAYPERIACARPGNNSQFQLANGKYASFSHKDDLAYEPWLVIANLNAREDTGKVFLASPLNPKDLAPLVKQKEVVKWDPEDGELSATLDLSIGNIVLKSQPLPAPDEEHSKVRAISDAIRKEGKSLLAFNEKVIQWQNRVLSLRKWRPQEGWPDVSTHALLLTNYDWLGKYLKSINTPDELKALKLLDILSVFLDDEQKRLLDELAPTTITASSGTVVMLTYNPEGAPPYVKTAEEDVPKNEELFINEGKTLVRIV
- a CDS encoding MgtC/SapB family protein codes for the protein MMFTAFIFRLLLAIVLGALIGLERQWRQKSAGLRTNTLVSMGAAAFILLSQSLTDDMGDPSRVAGQIVTGIGFLGAGVIMKSGLNISGLNTAATIWCSAAVGTLAGAGLWAEAVVTAAAVAGTHLLLRPLGLKMNRFTFKKDDSAIHYYAFRIRCKQQVENHIRVMILNAVKKDDHLQLRSLKSSDNGSPAFSYVDAEIMAIGKFDQLMEKLAGQLTLEYGVSEVSWQVNEEQQG
- a CDS encoding DUF3365 domain-containing protein, with the translated sequence MKEKHILTSTLLLVLAIVIHACQTTTEKENNNLSLEEKQKAVGLFQDGCASCHSLTSSEKQIAPAMDEIRKAYWSNSQTEFSSKMTKFILAPSEELSMIKKAVEKYGIMPKIPFKEEDIMLVSKLIHETDFKTLKEEDWLALSKKNNISEDSISYEEKGRKIANGTKATLGKNLMKAIHEGGSVYAVEFCNTKAIALTDSMAGAYKALVKRVSDKPRNPENMATNDELKILNTFKEKLAKGHKNITEVQTQNELVTAYYSIETNQMCLQCHGKPQKDIAPETFTKINKLYPNDKAVGYDEGQVRGMFVVEFEKGQ
- a CDS encoding DUF5982 domain-containing protein, with the protein product MKNFYLVSTCLLLLNTAFAQVPAPEGETEGVTILRDTVRTDPDTIPPLPFDIAEEKRLSPQDIEDKKEGIFFTGLPRVEFDPIRGFGAGGNLFMYQNRTREDPFFYYTPYRYRVSTEFFIFQNGRVRYELNLDAPYIFNTKWRLRADAVLWEDPHAQYWGIGRETLQPLTFADKSEGRIGAQRRFNRVNNYEDNLATAVPLNGNGQYVTDFHYNHFIQREMLYNLLFERTAMDGRLRFMFGYEALFTQFEDYTGRVAEEAYTAAGEEVEAINRETLFHQQMNDGTWDRFNLSGFSDRFQFTSMLAGALIYDTRDFEPDPSKGIFLEYSHEFSNPVIGSQFNFNKFMLQGQFIHTLKRWRNGKSRITFAGMGALGHIFGSNINFIEMWDLSSQAEAGGILVLGGERSLRGFREARFLAPTVGLINLEMRTRLYDFRLLNQHFVLGLTPFYDMGSVWDNLTDINLRQWRGAPGIGGRVAWNQSTVLRLDYAQSREGGQFFLGFGHIF